In Sulfitobacter sp. OXR-159, one DNA window encodes the following:
- a CDS encoding FAD-binding oxidoreductase yields MTLNPADTAFIDALRAQLPDDVLRDPEQRYLEEPRGRYAGQGGVLALPRTTEEVASLIRAAHAARVPVVPYGGGTGLVGGQISSDGPAPLILSLERMNRIRAVLPEENVLVAEAGVILADVQAAAEEANRLFPLSLAAEGTARIGGTLSTNAGGTGVLRYGNARDLCLGLEAVLPDGQVWHGLTRLRKNNTGYDLRNLLIGAEGTLGVITAAALKLYARPARSGTALMVVESPAAALTLLSLARDHLGEMISAFELMHRRGFDFLNETLPNIRQPFAETPQWSVLIDIGTPGEIDTDAALEALFAAALDAGLVSDGLIAQNAQQAQDFWTIRETIPEANRLIGSVSSHDISVPLGAIPEFITRATDALSALGDFRINCFGHVGDGNLHYNVFPAKGRNRADYEGQRDDVKRLVHDLVHDLGGSFSAEHGVGRVKVDDLERYGDPAKLTAMRAIKTALDPQGIMNPGAVLRA; encoded by the coding sequence ATGACACTGAATCCCGCCGACACCGCCTTCATCGACGCCCTGCGCGCACAACTGCCAGACGATGTGCTGCGCGACCCCGAGCAGCGCTACCTCGAAGAACCCCGCGGCCGTTATGCAGGGCAGGGTGGCGTCTTGGCCCTGCCGCGCACCACCGAAGAGGTCGCCTCCCTGATCCGCGCCGCCCATGCCGCCCGCGTGCCGGTCGTGCCCTATGGCGGCGGCACCGGGCTTGTTGGCGGGCAGATCAGCAGCGATGGCCCGGCACCGCTGATCCTCTCCCTTGAGCGCATGAACCGCATCCGCGCCGTCCTGCCTGAAGAGAACGTACTGGTCGCCGAAGCGGGCGTCATCCTCGCCGATGTCCAAGCCGCCGCCGAAGAGGCAAACCGCCTCTTTCCCCTGTCCCTCGCTGCCGAAGGGACCGCGCGGATCGGCGGCACACTCTCGACCAACGCAGGCGGCACTGGCGTGCTGCGCTATGGCAATGCCCGCGACCTTTGCCTTGGCCTCGAAGCCGTCCTGCCTGACGGCCAAGTTTGGCACGGCCTCACCCGCCTGCGCAAAAACAACACCGGCTACGATCTGCGCAACCTGCTGATCGGTGCCGAAGGCACGCTCGGCGTGATCACCGCCGCCGCCCTCAAACTCTATGCGCGCCCCGCCCGCAGTGGCACCGCGTTGATGGTCGTCGAAAGCCCAGCCGCGGCGCTGACGCTCCTCTCCCTCGCGCGGGACCACTTGGGCGAAATGATCAGCGCTTTCGAACTGATGCACCGCAGAGGTTTCGATTTCCTTAACGAAACCCTGCCCAACATCCGCCAACCCTTCGCCGAAACCCCGCAATGGAGCGTCTTGATCGACATCGGCACCCCCGGAGAGATCGACACCGACGCCGCGCTAGAGGCGCTCTTCGCCGCAGCGCTTGACGCGGGCCTCGTCTCCGACGGCCTCATCGCGCAGAACGCCCAGCAGGCCCAAGACTTCTGGACCATCCGCGAAACCATCCCCGAGGCCAATCGCCTGATCGGCTCGGTCTCAAGCCACGACATCTCAGTGCCCCTCGGCGCGATCCCCGAATTCATCACCCGCGCCACCGATGCGCTCTCGGCACTCGGCGACTTCCGCATCAACTGTTTCGGTCATGTCGGGGACGGCAACCTGCACTACAACGTCTTCCCCGCGAAGGGCAGAAACCGCGCCGATTACGAAGGCCAGCGCGACGACGTGAAACGTCTGGTCCATGACCTCGTCCACGACCTCGGCGGTTCGTTCAGCGCGGAACATGGCGTGGGCCGCGTCAAGGTCGATGACCTCGAACGCTACGGCGACCCCGCCAAACTCACCGCCATGCGCGCCATCAAAACGGCGCTCGATCCCCAAGGCATCATGAACCCCGGCGCCGTCTTAAGGGCTTAA
- a CDS encoding cytochrome c oxidase subunit 3: MAHAKNHDYHILPPSTWPLLGSVGGFAMLAGAVLWMHGMTPFVFLGGLVATLYVMFAWWSEVVSESEVGDHTGVVRIGLRYGFILFIMSEVMFFVAWFWSFFKQALYPMYEYVGSEYVQPEIHAVDAFHLPLINTLVLLLSGCAVTWAHHALAHENNRRDLISGLTIAVILGVLFTALQAYEYYELLVHDDWTFGGDMYFSSFFMATGFHGFHVVIGTIFLFVCLLRAMRGHFTPERHVGFEAAAWYWHFVDVVWLFLFFAVYMWGQP; this comes from the coding sequence ATGGCCCATGCAAAAAACCACGACTACCATATTCTCCCCCCCTCGACCTGGCCGCTTTTGGGGTCGGTAGGCGGATTTGCCATGCTGGCGGGCGCCGTCCTGTGGATGCACGGAATGACGCCCTTCGTCTTCTTGGGCGGGCTGGTCGCCACACTTTACGTCATGTTCGCATGGTGGTCCGAAGTGGTCTCTGAAAGCGAAGTGGGCGATCACACCGGTGTGGTGCGGATCGGCCTGCGCTATGGCTTCATCCTGTTCATCATGTCCGAAGTCATGTTCTTCGTCGCGTGGTTCTGGTCCTTCTTCAAACAGGCCCTTTACCCGATGTATGAGTATGTCGGCTCAGAGTACGTCCAGCCCGAAATCCACGCGGTTGACGCCTTTCACCTGCCGCTGATCAACACGCTGGTGCTGCTGCTGTCGGGCTGTGCCGTGACATGGGCCCACCACGCGCTGGCGCATGAGAACAACCGCAGGGACCTGATCTCGGGCCTGACCATCGCCGTGATCCTCGGCGTGCTCTTCACCGCGTTGCAGGCTTACGAATACTACGAACTGCTGGTCCATGACGATTGGACCTTCGGCGGCGATATGTATTTCTCCAGCTTCTTCATGGCGACCGGCTTCCACGGCTTCCACGTTGTGATCGGCACGATCTTCCTCTTCGTCTGCCTGCTGCGCGCCATGCGCGGCCACTTCACCCCCGAACGCCACGTCGGCTTCGAGGCGGCGGCGTGGTACTGGCACTTCGTTGACGTGGTCTGGCTGTTCCTCTTCTTTGCCGTCTACATGTGGGGCCAGCCCTAA
- a CDS encoding SulP family inorganic anion transporter — MRATLHNFAKNLDVTDLRWMPDDGFSIGRLRIELLSGLTVALALVPEAVAFAFVAGVHPLVGLYAAFLVGLITALIGGRPGMISGATGALAVVMVALVAQHGVEYLFATVVLMGLLQIFAGVMQWGKFIRLVPHPVMLGFVNGLAIVIFLAQMSQFKVPGTMVDTGHGMGGGEWLSGQPLYLMLALVAATMAIIWITPRITKLIPAPLAGIGVIAALVIGFGLDVPRVGDLASIQGGLPSLHIPMVPLTWETFEIILPYAVILAAIGLIESLLTLNLVGDLTGKRGGASQECIAQGVANTVTGFFGGMGGCAMIGQSMINVKSGGRTRVAGIAAAVFLLLFILVGSSVIELIPLAALVGVMFMVVIGTFAWNSLTILRKVPLIDAFVIILVTVVTVMEDLAVAVVVGVIVSALAYAWNNARRIHATTRGSVTEEGAKVYEIHGPLFFGSSDGFAELFDVENDPEVVIVDFADSRVVDQSALQAIEAMAAKYEAAGKRLQLRHLSRDCHRLLTKAGHLMVDSDDDPDYELAVDYDVRTGVLGGH; from the coding sequence ATGCGCGCCACGCTGCACAATTTTGCCAAGAACCTTGATGTGACCGATCTGCGTTGGATGCCGGACGACGGTTTCTCCATCGGGCGGCTGCGCATCGAATTGCTGTCGGGGCTAACGGTGGCGCTGGCCTTGGTGCCCGAGGCGGTGGCTTTTGCTTTTGTCGCCGGGGTACACCCTCTGGTCGGGCTCTATGCTGCCTTCCTCGTCGGTCTCATCACCGCGCTGATCGGTGGTCGGCCGGGTATGATCTCGGGCGCCACAGGCGCGCTGGCAGTGGTCATGGTGGCCTTGGTAGCGCAGCATGGGGTTGAATACCTCTTTGCCACCGTGGTGCTGATGGGGCTTTTGCAGATCTTCGCAGGCGTCATGCAGTGGGGCAAATTCATCCGGCTGGTGCCGCATCCGGTGATGTTGGGCTTCGTCAACGGCCTTGCCATCGTGATTTTCCTTGCCCAGATGAGCCAGTTTAAAGTGCCCGGCACCATGGTCGATACCGGCCACGGCATGGGCGGTGGCGAATGGCTTTCGGGCCAGCCGCTCTACCTGATGCTGGCGCTGGTGGCGGCAACCATGGCGATCATCTGGATCACCCCGCGCATCACCAAACTGATCCCCGCGCCGCTTGCGGGCATCGGGGTTATTGCCGCTCTGGTGATCGGTTTCGGCCTCGACGTGCCGCGGGTGGGTGATCTGGCTTCGATCCAAGGCGGATTGCCGAGCTTGCACATCCCCATGGTGCCGCTGACGTGGGAGACGTTTGAGATCATCCTGCCTTACGCCGTGATCCTCGCCGCCATTGGCCTGATCGAAAGCTTGCTGACATTAAACCTTGTGGGTGATCTTACCGGAAAGCGCGGCGGCGCCAGCCAAGAGTGCATCGCCCAAGGTGTGGCCAACACGGTCACCGGTTTCTTCGGTGGCATGGGCGGCTGCGCGATGATCGGTCAGTCGATGATCAACGTGAAATCCGGTGGCCGCACCCGTGTTGCCGGGATCGCGGCGGCAGTGTTCTTGCTGCTTTTCATCCTCGTCGGGTCCTCGGTGATTGAACTTATCCCGCTTGCCGCTCTCGTTGGCGTGATGTTCATGGTGGTGATCGGCACCTTCGCTTGGAACTCGCTCACCATCTTGCGGAAAGTGCCGCTGATCGATGCCTTCGTTATCATTCTGGTGACGGTGGTGACCGTGATGGAGGACCTCGCCGTGGCGGTGGTCGTCGGTGTGATCGTCTCGGCGCTGGCCTATGCATGGAACAACGCGCGCCGTATCCATGCGACCACGCGGGGGTCAGTGACCGAAGAGGGCGCCAAGGTCTATGAGATCCACGGCCCGCTGTTCTTCGGCTCGTCCGATGGCTTTGCCGAGCTTTTCGACGTAGAGAACGACCCCGAGGTGGTGATCGTCGATTTCGCCGACAGCCGGGTGGTGGATCAATCCGCGCTACAGGCGATCGAGGCGATGGCCGCGAAATACGAGGCGGCGGGCAAGCGTCTGCAGTTGCGCCACCTGAGCCGCGATTGTCACCGGTTGCTGACCAAGGCGGGGCATCTGATGGTCGATAGCGATGACGACCCTGATTATGAACTGGCGGTTGATTACGATGTGCGCACCGGGGTTCTGGGCGGGCACTGA
- a CDS encoding flavin reductase family protein yields the protein MFYRPEDGHGLPHNPFNAIVTPRPIGWISSRDGQGRDNLAPYSFFNAVAYVPPQVMFASTSAKEDVDGTKDSVANIRETGVFCVNVVEYAARDVMNVTSATLPHGEDEFARAGIDKAECEQIACARVANAPASLECKLTQIMQLPGEANFAVFGEVVGVHMRDDCVVDGRFDVTRFQPLSRLGYRDYTVVRDVFELKRPDD from the coding sequence ATGTTCTATCGTCCAGAAGACGGCCATGGTCTGCCGCATAATCCGTTCAACGCCATCGTCACCCCGCGCCCTATCGGCTGGATCTCCAGCCGTGACGGTCAGGGCCGCGACAACCTCGCACCCTATTCTTTCTTTAACGCTGTGGCCTATGTGCCGCCGCAGGTGATGTTCGCCTCGACCAGCGCCAAGGAAGACGTGGACGGCACCAAGGATTCCGTGGCCAACATCCGCGAGACCGGGGTGTTTTGCGTAAACGTGGTGGAATATGCGGCGCGCGACGTGATGAACGTGACCTCGGCCACCCTGCCCCATGGCGAGGATGAGTTCGCCCGCGCCGGGATCGACAAGGCCGAATGTGAGCAGATCGCCTGCGCGCGGGTGGCCAATGCGCCTGCCAGCCTCGAATGCAAGCTGACACAAATCATGCAATTGCCGGGCGAGGCGAATTTCGCGGTCTTCGGCGAGGTCGTGGGCGTGCATATGCGCGACGATTGCGTGGTCGATGGGCGGTTCGACGTGACCCGGTTCCAGCCGCTGTCGCGTCTGGGGTATCGTGATTACACGGTGGTGCGGGATGTGTTTGAGTTGAAGCGACCGGATGATTGA
- the thrC gene encoding threonine synthase has translation MRYISTRGSAPVLSFEEAMLTGLARDGGLYVPETIPTLTPEQINAMQGQSYEEVAFTVMRPFIGDTFTDDEFRAIIARAYEGFGHTARAPMVQLAPNHFLLELFHGPTLAFKDFAMQLIGQMFQAALGRKGERVTIVGATSGDTGSAAIEAFKGLDNVDVFILYPHGRVSDVQRRQMTTPAESNVHALAIDGDFDDCQARLKDMFNDFDFRDSVRLAGVNSINWGRVLAQVVYYFTAATSLGAPGREISFTVPTGNFGDIFAGYIAKRMGLPIADLVVATNQNDILHRCLSGQGYHKGGVTPSISPSMDIQVSSNFERALFDAYDRDAGAVAQLMDELGQGGFDVSQGAMQALQDTYRSGRASEEETSATITDRRRTTGELLCPHSAVGVKVADELRDPATPMVTLATAHPAKFPDAVEAATGIRPPLPPRMADLFDREERFTRLPNDLDALKAHIKGNLPA, from the coding sequence ATGCGCTATATCTCTACCCGTGGCTCCGCCCCCGTTCTGTCCTTCGAAGAGGCGATGCTGACCGGCCTTGCCCGTGACGGCGGGCTCTATGTGCCCGAAACCATCCCGACGCTTACGCCTGAGCAAATCAACGCCATGCAGGGCCAAAGCTACGAAGAGGTCGCCTTTACGGTTATGCGCCCCTTCATCGGCGACACGTTTACCGACGACGAATTCCGCGCCATCATCGCCCGCGCCTACGAGGGTTTCGGCCACACCGCCCGCGCACCCATGGTGCAATTGGCTCCGAACCACTTCCTGCTAGAACTCTTCCACGGCCCGACATTGGCGTTCAAAGACTTCGCCATGCAGTTGATCGGCCAGATGTTTCAGGCCGCTCTGGGTCGCAAGGGCGAGCGGGTGACCATCGTCGGCGCGACCTCGGGCGACACCGGCTCGGCCGCGATCGAAGCCTTCAAGGGGCTTGATAACGTCGATGTTTTCATCCTCTACCCGCATGGTCGGGTGTCTGACGTGCAGCGCCGCCAGATGACCACGCCAGCGGAGTCCAACGTCCACGCGCTGGCCATCGATGGCGATTTCGACGACTGCCAAGCGCGCCTGAAAGACATGTTCAACGATTTCGACTTCCGCGATTCCGTGCGGCTGGCAGGGGTGAACTCAATCAACTGGGGCAGGGTGCTGGCGCAGGTGGTTTACTACTTCACAGCCGCTACCAGCCTCGGCGCACCGGGCCGCGAAATCAGCTTCACCGTGCCCACCGGCAACTTCGGTGACATCTTTGCTGGCTACATCGCCAAACGCATGGGCCTGCCCATTGCCGATCTGGTCGTCGCCACCAACCAAAACGACATCCTGCACCGCTGTCTCTCAGGCCAAGGCTACCACAAAGGCGGCGTAACCCCGTCAATCAGCCCCTCGATGGACATCCAGGTCTCGTCCAATTTCGAACGCGCCCTTTTTGATGCATACGACCGCGACGCCGGGGCCGTGGCGCAACTGATGGACGAATTGGGGCAGGGCGGTTTCGATGTCTCCCAAGGCGCCATGCAGGCGCTGCAAGACACCTACCGCTCGGGCCGCGCCTCGGAAGAAGAAACCAGTGCCACCATCACCGACCGCCGCCGCACCACGGGCGAGCTGCTCTGCCCACATTCCGCCGTTGGCGTGAAAGTCGCAGATGAGCTGCGCGATCCGGCCACCCCGATGGTCACGCTGGCCACCGCGCATCCGGCCAAATTCCCCGACGCGGTGGAAGCCGCCACCGGCATTCGCCCGCCCCTGCCGCCGCGCATGGCGGACCTTTTCGACCGGGAAGAACGTTTCACCCGGCTGCCCAATGACCTCGACGCGCTGAAAGCGCATATCAAAGGAAACCTCCCCGCGTGA
- a CDS encoding GNAT family N-acetyltransferase, which produces MLLGRRKLRIETERLTLRPPIHADFRAWSALRRASNDYLRPWEPTWAEDHLTRKAFTNRVYWAQRSVSSGNAMPLFLIRRSDQNLVGAITLDNIRRGPAQSGTLGYWTGEPFARQGYMREAIEATVHQAFTRLDLSRIEAACLPENQASRGLLEKAGFKYEGVAQSYLQIDGRWRTHVLYASLRKDRRGRTDVG; this is translated from the coding sequence ATGCTGCTGGGGCGACGCAAACTGCGGATCGAAACGGAACGGCTGACCCTGCGTCCGCCGATCCATGCCGATTTCCGCGCCTGGTCCGCCCTGCGCCGCGCCAGCAACGACTACCTGCGCCCGTGGGAGCCGACATGGGCCGAGGATCACCTGACCCGCAAGGCTTTTACCAACCGTGTATATTGGGCGCAGCGCTCGGTGTCCTCGGGCAACGCCATGCCGCTCTTCCTGATCCGGCGCAGCGATCAAAATCTCGTCGGTGCGATCACCCTCGACAACATCCGCCGCGGTCCTGCTCAATCCGGCACCTTGGGCTATTGGACGGGCGAACCCTTCGCCCGCCAAGGCTACATGCGCGAGGCGATAGAGGCGACGGTGCATCAGGCCTTCACCCGGCTCGACCTGTCGCGCATCGAGGCCGCTTGCCTGCCAGAAAACCAAGCCTCCCGCGGCCTGCTTGAAAAGGCGGGCTTTAAATACGAAGGCGTCGCGCAGAGCTATCTGCAAATCGATGGCCGCTGGCGGACCCATGTGCTCTACGCCTCCCTGCGCAAAGATCGGCGCGGGCGCACGGACGTAGGCTAA
- a CDS encoding SURF1 family protein: MRRSLFFIIVGLGGAAILVALGVWQVQRLAWKEAIIADINARITAAPVALPRDPDPQADAYLPVTVSGEIGAEALHVLVSQKQKGAGYRVIAPMTLEDSRRILVDLGFTATANKDAIAPAGSATLTGNLQWPQEVDSFTPEADTESNIWFARDVEVMADTLNTEPLLVVVRDGSGPDPKITPLPVDTARIPNDHLQYAITWFSLAAIWLAMTVLFLRRRRAPATPKVD; this comes from the coding sequence ATGCGGCGCAGCCTGTTCTTCATCATCGTCGGCCTTGGCGGGGCAGCCATCCTCGTTGCACTCGGGGTCTGGCAGGTGCAGCGACTGGCATGGAAAGAGGCGATCATCGCCGATATCAACGCCCGGATCACCGCCGCTCCGGTGGCCTTGCCCCGCGATCCTGACCCACAAGCCGACGCCTATCTGCCCGTCACGGTCAGCGGAGAGATCGGGGCCGAGGCGCTGCATGTGCTGGTCAGCCAGAAGCAGAAAGGCGCAGGCTACCGTGTCATCGCGCCCATGACCTTGGAGGATAGCCGCCGCATCCTCGTCGACCTCGGCTTTACCGCCACAGCGAACAAAGACGCCATCGCCCCCGCGGGCAGCGCCACCCTGACCGGCAACTTGCAATGGCCCCAAGAGGTCGACAGTTTCACGCCCGAAGCCGACACCGAAAGCAACATCTGGTTCGCCCGGGATGTGGAGGTCATGGCTGACACGCTTAACACCGAGCCGCTCCTCGTCGTGGTCCGCGACGGCAGCGGGCCGGACCCCAAGATCACGCCGCTGCCCGTGGATACCGCCCGTATCCCCAACGATCACTTGCAATATGCGATCACCTGGTTTTCCCTCGCCGCCATCTGGCTGGCGATGACCGTTCTTTTCCTGCGCCGCCGCCGCGCCCCTGCAACGCCGAAAGTCGACTGA
- a CDS encoding M16 family metallopeptidase, which produces MSLKQTTLPNGFRIVTEHMEGLASSAIGVWVNAGARHETPQQNGIAHFLEHMAFKGTATRSSLQIAEAIEDVGGYINAYTSREVTAYYARVLENDVALGLDVIADILRNPVLDPSEVEVERGVILQEIGQALDTPDDVIFDWLQEQAYPDQPIGRTILGPSERVSAFSRDDLQRFIADHYGPEQMILSAAGAVDHDKIVKLAESLFGDMPSKKLYQIDSARFGGGEFRQVKQLEQAHFALGFESPGYRSDDIYIAQIYASALGGGMSSRLFQEIRENRGLCYTIFAQAGAYADTGMTTIYAGTSAEQLPELANITIDEMKRAASDMSPAEVARARAQMKAGLLMGLESPSNRAERLARLIQIWDRVPPLEETVAQIDAVTTGDVRDFAERMATQAPAALALYGPVDSAPTLDELHSRRAA; this is translated from the coding sequence GTGAGCCTCAAACAGACCACATTGCCCAACGGCTTCCGGATCGTCACCGAACATATGGAGGGGCTCGCCTCCTCCGCCATCGGCGTCTGGGTGAACGCAGGCGCACGGCACGAAACGCCTCAACAAAACGGCATCGCGCATTTCCTTGAGCACATGGCCTTCAAGGGCACCGCCACCCGTTCGTCGCTGCAAATCGCCGAAGCGATCGAAGACGTGGGCGGCTATATCAACGCCTATACCTCGCGCGAAGTCACCGCCTATTACGCCCGCGTGCTGGAAAACGACGTGGCGCTCGGCCTCGACGTGATCGCCGATATACTGCGCAACCCGGTGCTGGACCCTTCTGAGGTTGAAGTCGAACGCGGCGTGATCCTGCAAGAGATCGGCCAAGCCCTCGACACGCCCGACGATGTGATCTTCGACTGGCTCCAAGAGCAGGCCTATCCAGATCAACCCATCGGCCGCACCATCCTCGGCCCGTCCGAACGTGTCTCGGCCTTCTCGCGCGACGATCTGCAACGCTTCATCGCGGACCACTACGGCCCCGAGCAGATGATCCTCTCGGCTGCCGGTGCCGTGGACCACGACAAGATCGTAAAACTAGCCGAAAGCCTCTTTGGCGACATGCCCTCGAAAAAGCTCTACCAGATCGACAGCGCCCGTTTCGGCGGGGGCGAGTTCCGGCAGGTCAAGCAGCTTGAACAGGCCCATTTCGCCCTTGGCTTTGAAAGCCCCGGCTACCGCTCGGATGACATCTACATCGCCCAAATCTACGCCTCTGCCTTGGGCGGCGGCATGTCTTCGCGCCTGTTCCAAGAGATCCGCGAGAACCGCGGCCTTTGCTATACGATCTTTGCCCAAGCCGGTGCCTATGCCGATACGGGCATGACCACGATCTACGCCGGCACCAGCGCCGAGCAATTGCCCGAACTGGCAAACATCACCATCGACGAGATGAAACGCGCGGCCTCTGACATGTCCCCCGCCGAAGTCGCCCGCGCCCGCGCCCAGATGAAAGCCGGGCTGCTGATGGGGCTGGAAAGCCCCTCGAACCGCGCCGAACGTCTGGCCCGCCTCATCCAAATCTGGGACCGCGTTCCGCCCCTCGAAGAGACCGTGGCCCAGATCGACGCCGTCACCACCGGCGATGTGCGCGATTTCGCCGAGCGCATGGCGACCCAAGCTCCGGCGGCGTTGGCCCTCTACGGCCCGGTCGACAGCGCACCAACGCTCGACGAGCTTCACAGCAGACGCGCCGCCTGA
- a CDS encoding S-methyl-5'-thioadenosine phosphorylase yields the protein MTDTKIAVIGGSGIYDIDGLQDADWVTVETPWGAPSDQVLTGTLNGVAMVFLPRHGRGHVHTPTSVPYRANIDALKRLGCTDVISVSACGSFREEMAPGDFVVVDQFIDRTMAREKSFFGPGCVAHVSVAHPTCPRLSDACETAAREAGINVHRGGTYLAMEGPQFSTLAESKMYRESWGADVIGMTNMPEAKLAREAELCYASVAMITDYDSWHPDHGEVDVTQIIATLMGNADKGRAMVSRLPALLGAERAPCPHGCDRALEFAILTQPDARDPELLAKLDAVAGRML from the coding sequence ATGACAGATACGAAAATCGCCGTGATCGGCGGCTCCGGCATTTACGACATCGACGGGCTTCAGGATGCCGATTGGGTCACGGTTGAGACTCCTTGGGGCGCGCCGTCGGATCAGGTGCTGACCGGAACGCTGAACGGGGTCGCCATGGTCTTTCTGCCGCGCCATGGCCGGGGGCATGTGCATACGCCGACCTCTGTCCCCTACCGCGCGAATATCGACGCGCTTAAGCGATTGGGCTGTACGGATGTGATAAGCGTTTCCGCCTGCGGGTCGTTCCGCGAGGAAATGGCACCGGGGGATTTCGTGGTCGTCGATCAGTTCATCGACCGCACCATGGCCCGCGAGAAAAGCTTTTTCGGCCCCGGCTGCGTGGCGCATGTCTCTGTCGCCCATCCCACCTGCCCGCGGTTAAGCGACGCCTGCGAGACCGCCGCGCGGGAGGCGGGCATCAACGTGCACCGTGGCGGCACTTATCTGGCAATGGAGGGGCCGCAGTTCTCGACATTGGCGGAATCGAAAATGTACCGCGAAAGCTGGGGCGCGGATGTGATCGGCATGACCAATATGCCCGAGGCAAAGCTCGCCCGCGAGGCCGAGCTTTGCTATGCCTCTGTCGCAATGATTACTGACTATGACAGCTGGCATCCGGATCACGGTGAGGTGGATGTAACGCAGATCATCGCCACCTTGATGGGCAATGCCGACAAGGGCCGCGCCATGGTCTCGCGACTGCCCGCGCTTTTAGGTGCCGAGCGCGCGCCCTGCCCGCATGGCTGTGACCGGGCGCTGGAGTTTGCGATCCTAACCCAGCCGGATGCGCGCGATCCTGAGTTGCTGGCCAAGCTGGATGCGGTGGCGGGGCGGATGCTTTGA
- a CDS encoding adenine phosphoribosyltransferase yields the protein MKQVQDYIRTIVDFPHEGIMFRDVTTLFADPRGFRMAIDQMLHPYAGINIDKVVGLEARGFILGGAIAHQLSVGFVPIRKKGKLPGTVISQEYKLEYGEAIVELHDDAIKPGEKVLVVDDLLATGGTAEAGIKLIERLGGEIVSCAFIIDLPELGGRKRLEALGKEVHALCAFDGL from the coding sequence ATGAAACAGGTTCAGGATTATATTCGCACGATCGTAGATTTTCCCCATGAGGGGATCATGTTTCGTGACGTGACAACGCTTTTTGCCGATCCGCGCGGGTTTCGCATGGCGATCGACCAGATGCTGCACCCCTATGCGGGGATCAATATCGACAAGGTGGTGGGGCTCGAAGCGCGTGGCTTTATTCTGGGCGGGGCGATTGCGCATCAGTTGAGCGTGGGTTTCGTGCCGATCCGCAAGAAGGGCAAGCTGCCCGGCACGGTGATCAGTCAGGAATATAAGCTTGAATATGGCGAGGCCATTGTCGAGTTGCATGACGATGCGATCAAGCCGGGTGAGAAGGTTTTGGTGGTGGATGATCTCTTGGCCACCGGCGGCACAGCGGAGGCCGGGATCAAACTGATCGAGCGTTTGGGCGGCGAGATCGTTTCCTGCGCCTTTATCATCGACCTGCCGGAACTGGGCGGGCGCAAGCGTTTGGAAGCGCTTGGCAAAGAGGTGCATGCGCTCTGCGCTTTTGACGGGCTTTAA
- a CDS encoding GNAT family N-acetyltransferase yields the protein MTPEGPADHWEVEALYDTCFAPGREALSSYRLRDGVPPVAGLSHVARDSGGILAGAIRYWPVRIGAANALLLGPVAVHPTRQGEGLGAALIETSLAQAAPLGWERVMLVGDAPYYNRFGFTLLQDVEMPPPTNPARILGRALAEGAWAGVTGKVRRWHD from the coding sequence ATGACCCCGGAGGGGCCCGCTGACCATTGGGAGGTCGAAGCGCTTTACGACACCTGTTTCGCGCCGGGGCGCGAGGCGCTGTCGTCTTACCGGCTACGCGACGGCGTGCCGCCTGTGGCGGGGCTGAGCCATGTGGCGCGCGATAGCGGTGGGATTCTGGCAGGCGCGATCCGCTATTGGCCCGTGCGCATCGGCGCGGCGAACGCACTGTTACTTGGCCCGGTGGCGGTGCACCCCACAAGGCAAGGCGAAGGGCTGGGCGCGGCACTGATCGAAACCTCACTGGCGCAGGCGGCCCCGCTGGGGTGGGAACGTGTGATGCTGGTGGGCGATGCGCCTTACTACAACCGCTTTGGCTTTACCCTTCTGCAAGATGTCGAGATGCCCCCGCCCACGAACCCCGCGCGCATCTTGGGCCGCGCCTTAGCCGAGGGGGCTTGGGCCGGGGTCACCGGCAAGGTTCGCCGCTGGCACGATTGA